The following are encoded together in the Haloarcula rubripromontorii genome:
- a CDS encoding metallophosphoesterase, with amino-acid sequence MRVEPLPGVPAATVDTDGERLLAVADYHAGIEAGLRYEGVELQSAAAARRERLLVCLDRARADRLVVVGDLGHAIGDPFDDERGELETLFGALDIPVTLVKGNHDGGLESVLTDFDADIEVTPGHGTRIGSVGFAHGHTWPAPDVLESNVVCVGHEHPVVRLEDSVGGTQKERAWLRGSLVADPFAEQFGQPLDDAPDIVVFPAFNDRSGGTWVNVDGQEFLAPFLPEGLADAEAFLLDGTRLGAYQQV; translated from the coding sequence ATGCGCGTCGAACCGCTCCCCGGCGTTCCAGCGGCCACCGTCGATACTGACGGCGAGCGGTTGCTGGCGGTGGCCGACTACCACGCCGGCATCGAAGCGGGCCTCAGATACGAGGGCGTCGAACTCCAGTCGGCCGCCGCGGCCCGTCGGGAGCGGTTGCTGGTGTGTCTGGACCGCGCCCGTGCTGACCGCCTCGTAGTCGTCGGCGATCTGGGCCACGCTATCGGCGATCCGTTCGATGACGAACGGGGGGAGCTTGAAACGCTGTTCGGTGCCCTCGACATACCTGTAACGCTGGTGAAAGGGAATCACGACGGCGGGCTGGAGTCCGTCCTGACCGACTTCGACGCCGATATCGAAGTGACGCCGGGACATGGCACGCGTATTGGTTCGGTCGGGTTCGCCCACGGCCACACCTGGCCTGCGCCGGATGTACTCGAATCCAACGTCGTCTGTGTCGGCCACGAACACCCGGTCGTCCGACTTGAGGACAGCGTCGGCGGCACACAGAAGGAGCGCGCCTGGCTCCGCGGCTCGCTGGTGGCCGACCCCTTTGCCGAGCAGTTCGGCCAGCCGCTCGATGACGCTCCTGATATTGTGGTCTTCCCAGCGTTTAACGACCGCTCCGGCGGGACATGGGTCAACGTCGACGGGCAGGAGTTCCTCGCTCCGTTCCTGCCCGAGGGGCTGGCGGACGCCGAAGCGTTCCTCCTCGATGGCACGCGGTTAGGGGCCTACCAGCAGGTCTGA
- a CDS encoding class 1 fructose-bisphosphatase has product MNTLDEIERAVKDTAHYVSGNLANYANRAAGENPSGEQQVGGDVWADDLFFDALAYIDGIGAYASEERSDVVDCGDGYSIAIDPLDGSSNLASNNSVGTIIGVYDAELPAAGREMVASLMVLYGPYTTLTIARSDRDVVQEHLLRDGHSERWGQFELPAEATVVGLAGKTGERTDEFNAIAQSFERDLKLRYGGATVADLAQVLEYGGLFGYPATTGYPNGKLRVHFESAPLAYLVEAAGGASSDGSQSLLAVEPDGIHDRTPTFLGNTELVDELEAGLSEE; this is encoded by the coding sequence GTGAACACGCTCGATGAAATCGAACGAGCGGTGAAGGATACGGCACATTACGTCAGTGGGAATCTGGCGAACTACGCCAACAGAGCCGCCGGCGAGAACCCGAGCGGGGAACAACAGGTCGGTGGCGACGTGTGGGCCGACGACCTGTTTTTCGACGCGCTCGCGTACATCGACGGCATCGGTGCGTACGCGAGCGAGGAGCGCAGCGACGTGGTCGACTGCGGCGATGGCTACAGTATCGCTATCGACCCGCTCGATGGCTCCTCGAACCTCGCCTCGAACAACTCCGTGGGGACAATAATCGGGGTCTACGACGCCGAACTCCCCGCGGCAGGTCGGGAAATGGTCGCGTCGCTGATGGTGCTGTACGGCCCGTACACGACGCTAACTATCGCCCGGTCCGACCGCGATGTCGTTCAGGAGCACCTCCTCCGGGACGGGCACAGCGAGCGCTGGGGACAGTTCGAACTGCCGGCGGAGGCGACAGTTGTCGGTCTCGCGGGTAAGACCGGCGAGCGAACCGACGAGTTCAACGCCATCGCGCAGTCCTTCGAGCGGGACCTGAAGCTCCGCTACGGTGGGGCGACTGTCGCCGATCTGGCGCAGGTCCTCGAGTACGGCGGGCTGTTCGGCTATCCGGCGACGACGGGGTATCCGAACGGGAAACTCCGGGTCCACTTCGAATCGGCCCCACTCGCATACCTCGTCGAGGCGGCCGGTGGCGCTTCCAGCGATGGCTCGCAGTCGTTACTCGCTGTCGAACCGGATGGTATCCACGACCGGACGCCGACGTTCCTCGGCAACACCGAACTTGTCGACGAACTCGAAGCGGGGCTTTCGGAAGAATAG
- a CDS encoding DEAD/DEAH box helicase — translation MTDGVARGDDAFTALGPAVRSALSERGFTTPTDPQRKAIPTLADGRDALVVAPTGTGKTETAMLPVFDALAQSEDRFGIGALYITPLRALNRDMRQRLDWWGETLGLEVDVRHGDTTDYQRQKQADDPPDVLVTTPETLQAMLTGSKLRTALEDVEHIVIDEVHELAAAKRGAQLTIGLERLRELSGQFQRIGLSATVGDPHEVGRFLTGGRTCAIVEVDIGSRLDIEVVRPQITDRDEELSSTLVTDAGTASHVRYIADLIGEHESVLLFVNTRQTAEALGSRFKELGTDLGVHHGSLSKEARIDVEDRFKAGDLDALLCTSSMELGIDVGHVDHVVQYGSPRQVSRLVQRVGRAGHRRDLVSSGTVVTTDTDDTLEALAIARQAEAGDVEPAEIHDGSLDTVANQIAGLVMDTGEIRAMRAFEILTRAYPFRDLGETQFKQVVEELAANNVIWLDEDRDTLEKRRGTWQYFYQNLSMIPDEATYDVEDVASGQQVGTLDEKFVVNFATPGEVFVQRGEMWRITNIDEEEEVVTVSPIEDPAGEVPSWVGQEIPVPRAVAAEVGELRRVAGRQLQDGAETDAVARDVATRYAAGPETVADGLSQVENHEGPIPDDTTILVEFHGREVIINACYGHKINETLGRVLSALLGQRAGESVAMEVDPYRITLEVPRRITAGDVIEVIEDTDPDHLPALVELSLKNADALKFKLAQVATKFGSLKRWRGRGSTDFGRDRLLAALEDTPMYDEALREVRHEDLAIGATADLLRDIQRGDVALETVGEQTPIGTGGSASGRELLSPENADASVIKTVKERIQSDRVILMCLHCKEWDRKQQVKRVRDQPSCPHCGSTRIAALNPWADEVVSAVRTDDKDDEQEKMTERAYRSASLVQSHGKRAVVALAARGVGPHNAARIINRLREDEDEFYRDILRQEREYARTQSFWG, via the coding sequence ATGACTGACGGGGTCGCTCGCGGCGATGACGCCTTTACTGCACTCGGTCCGGCCGTCCGCAGTGCGCTCTCAGAGCGCGGCTTCACGACGCCGACTGACCCACAGCGAAAGGCGATTCCGACCCTGGCTGACGGGCGGGACGCGCTGGTGGTCGCACCGACCGGTACCGGTAAAACAGAGACGGCGATGTTGCCGGTCTTCGACGCATTAGCACAGTCCGAGGACCGTTTTGGCATCGGCGCGCTGTATATCACGCCGCTTCGGGCGCTCAACCGCGACATGCGCCAGCGCCTCGACTGGTGGGGCGAAACGCTCGGCCTCGAAGTGGACGTTCGCCATGGCGACACGACGGACTACCAGCGCCAGAAGCAGGCCGACGACCCGCCGGACGTGCTCGTAACCACGCCCGAGACGCTTCAGGCGATGCTTACCGGGTCGAAGCTCCGGACGGCGCTCGAAGACGTGGAACATATCGTTATCGACGAGGTGCACGAACTCGCCGCGGCCAAGCGAGGTGCGCAGTTGACCATCGGACTCGAACGGCTCCGAGAACTGTCCGGGCAGTTCCAGCGCATCGGACTCTCGGCGACTGTCGGCGACCCACACGAGGTCGGCCGGTTTCTCACTGGCGGCCGGACGTGTGCCATCGTGGAAGTGGACATCGGCAGTCGACTGGACATCGAGGTGGTCCGGCCCCAGATTACCGACCGTGACGAAGAGCTGTCGAGTACACTCGTCACCGACGCCGGGACGGCCAGCCACGTTCGGTATATCGCGGATCTCATCGGCGAGCACGAGTCTGTCCTGCTATTTGTCAATACCCGGCAGACAGCGGAGGCACTGGGCTCGCGGTTCAAGGAACTGGGAACCGACCTCGGCGTCCATCACGGCTCGCTGTCGAAAGAAGCGCGAATCGACGTGGAGGACCGGTTCAAAGCCGGCGACCTCGACGCCCTGCTGTGTACCTCTTCGATGGAATTGGGTATCGACGTGGGCCACGTCGACCACGTCGTCCAGTACGGCAGCCCCCGGCAAGTGTCCCGCCTCGTCCAGCGGGTCGGCCGCGCCGGCCACCGGCGCGATCTCGTCTCCTCGGGGACGGTTGTCACCACCGACACCGACGACACGCTGGAGGCGCTGGCGATTGCGAGACAGGCCGAAGCTGGCGACGTCGAACCGGCCGAAATCCACGACGGCAGCCTCGATACCGTTGCCAACCAGATCGCCGGGCTGGTGATGGACACCGGCGAAATCCGGGCGATGCGGGCCTTCGAGATACTGACCCGCGCGTACCCGTTTCGTGATCTCGGCGAGACCCAGTTCAAGCAGGTCGTCGAAGAACTCGCGGCGAACAACGTCATCTGGCTGGACGAGGACCGGGACACTCTGGAGAAGCGGCGCGGGACCTGGCAGTACTTCTATCAGAACCTCTCGATGATCCCCGACGAGGCCACCTACGACGTGGAGGACGTGGCCTCGGGCCAGCAGGTCGGAACCCTCGATGAGAAGTTCGTCGTCAACTTCGCCACGCCGGGCGAGGTGTTCGTCCAGCGCGGGGAGATGTGGCGCATCACGAACATCGACGAGGAGGAAGAGGTCGTGACCGTCTCGCCCATCGAGGACCCCGCCGGCGAGGTCCCCTCGTGGGTCGGCCAGGAGATTCCGGTTCCAAGAGCTGTCGCCGCAGAGGTCGGTGAACTCCGCCGCGTGGCTGGTCGACAGCTACAGGACGGAGCCGAGACTGACGCCGTCGCCAGAGACGTAGCGACTCGCTACGCCGCCGGCCCCGAGACTGTCGCCGACGGCCTCTCGCAGGTCGAGAACCACGAGGGGCCGATCCCCGACGACACGACTATTCTGGTTGAGTTCCACGGCCGAGAGGTCATCATCAACGCCTGCTACGGCCACAAAATAAACGAGACGCTGGGCCGGGTACTCTCTGCGCTGCTCGGCCAGCGAGCGGGCGAATCAGTCGCGATGGAGGTCGACCCCTACCGGATCACGCTCGAAGTCCCGCGGCGCATCACCGCCGGCGACGTCATCGAGGTCATCGAGGATACTGACCCCGACCACCTGCCCGCTCTCGTCGAACTGAGCCTCAAGAACGCCGACGCGCTGAAGTTCAAACTGGCGCAGGTGGCGACGAAGTTCGGCTCACTCAAGCGCTGGCGGGGCCGCGGGTCGACGGATTTCGGCCGCGACCGTCTGCTCGCTGCGCTGGAGGACACGCCGATGTACGACGAAGCCCTCCGAGAGGTACGCCACGAGGACCTCGCCATCGGGGCGACGGCTGACCTCCTCCGGGACATCCAGCGCGGTGACGTAGCCCTCGAAACGGTGGGCGAGCAAACGCCAATCGGGACCGGCGGGAGCGCCTCCGGGCGAGAACTCCTCTCGCCGGAGAACGCCGACGCGAGCGTCATCAAGACGGTCAAGGAACGAATCCAGAGTGACCGTGTCATCCTCATGTGTTTACACTGCAAGGAGTGGGACCGAAAACAGCAGGTCAAGCGTGTGCGCGACCAGCCGTCGTGTCCACACTGTGGCTCGACCCGCATCGCCGCGCTGAATCCCTGGGCCGACGAAGTCGTTTCGGCCGTCCGGACCGATGACAAGGACGACGAGCAGGAGAAGATGACCGAACGAGCCTATCGCTCGGCCTCGCTGGTCCAGAGTCACGGGAAGCGAGCGGTGGTCGCGCTGGCGGCCCGCGGCGTCGGTCCGCACAACGCCGCCCGCATCATCAACCGTCTGCGGGAGGACGAAGACGAGTTCTATCGGGACATCCTCCGACAGGAGCGGGAGTACGCCCGCACCCAGTCATTCTGGGGTTGA
- a CDS encoding sporulation protein, protein MKDVLSRIGIGSATVDTVLPTDSVRAGEAVRAEVHVEGGSTDQDIDAIYFALETEYRSDEGYKDAIIDQWQLTEPFTIEAGEERRFETTIDVPRETPVTTRSTAVEIETGLDISMAVDPGDEDYIEVEPTQRTQVVFDALDSLGFSLYASACEATAGSLFTASTNFVQEFEFRPQRGEFADQVDEVEVVPVFDDSHLTVYLEVDRSAGLLSEMTDADERHTKLTIEAPDPAAIEPRLAEAIRELS, encoded by the coding sequence ATGAAAGACGTGCTTTCCAGAATCGGCATCGGGTCTGCTACGGTGGACACGGTGTTGCCGACAGATTCTGTCAGAGCCGGTGAGGCCGTCCGTGCCGAAGTTCACGTTGAGGGCGGATCGACGGACCAGGATATCGACGCGATCTACTTCGCGCTGGAAACTGAGTACAGGTCCGACGAGGGGTACAAGGACGCCATCATCGACCAGTGGCAACTCACCGAGCCGTTCACCATCGAAGCGGGCGAGGAACGCCGTTTCGAGACTACTATCGATGTTCCCCGGGAGACACCAGTGACCACACGCTCGACGGCCGTTGAAATCGAGACTGGCCTCGACATCTCGATGGCGGTCGACCCCGGTGACGAGGACTACATCGAGGTCGAACCGACACAGCGCACGCAGGTAGTGTTCGACGCGCTCGATTCGCTTGGCTTCTCGCTCTATGCCTCTGCCTGCGAGGCCACAGCCGGGAGTCTGTTTACCGCCTCGACGAACTTCGTTCAGGAGTTCGAGTTTCGGCCACAGCGCGGCGAGTTCGCGGACCAGGTCGACGAGGTGGAAGTCGTTCCAGTGTTCGACGACAGCCATCTCACGGTGTATCTGGAGGTCGACCGCAGCGCCGGACTGCTCTCGGAGATGACCGACGCCGACGAGCGACACACGAAACTCACGATAGAAGCGCCTGATCCTGCTGCTATCGAGCCGCGACTCGCGGAAGCGATCCGGGAATTGAGCTAA
- a CDS encoding PAS domain-containing response regulator, with translation MGGVDILHVDDDKGLASLTADLLERKDSRFNVETAASATEGLQLLDDFSPDCIVSDFEMPGIDGLEFLEAVRAEHSKLPFILFTGRGSEEIASDAISAGATDYLQKQSGTDQYELLANRINNAVTRYHSEKQLRETKEEYAAVFENARNGLLLVDVEQDGFRFRRCNSRVQEFTGLSESELIGKTPQEALGDENARAVVGAYRTCVDMRETISYTVTLTHPVGEVVHEVNTTPIIRDGEVEQLVVAFTDITERHAREQKLREERAVIQQALDTLDEPLFVTDTHGSLKHCNRRALEATGHTEQTAVGTPITDLFPDNEREMITDAVDDALRTGRTTVTASLRLDSGQRQPYEFRAHSLTDLDNNIAGLVILGQDAPDS, from the coding sequence ATGGGGGGCGTTGACATTCTACACGTTGATGACGACAAGGGGCTTGCCAGTCTGACCGCCGACCTCCTCGAACGCAAGGACAGTCGGTTCAACGTGGAGACTGCCGCAAGCGCGACAGAGGGCCTACAGCTACTCGACGATTTCTCCCCTGACTGCATCGTTTCCGACTTTGAGATGCCCGGTATTGACGGACTTGAGTTTTTAGAGGCCGTCCGGGCGGAACACTCCAAGCTCCCGTTCATCCTGTTTACTGGCCGAGGCAGCGAAGAGATCGCAAGCGATGCGATCTCTGCCGGCGCAACTGACTACCTGCAGAAACAATCCGGAACCGATCAGTACGAACTACTGGCCAACCGTATCAACAACGCTGTCACTCGCTATCACTCAGAAAAACAGCTACGCGAGACGAAAGAGGAGTACGCCGCTGTTTTCGAGAACGCTCGGAACGGACTCCTGCTTGTTGATGTCGAGCAAGACGGGTTTCGCTTCCGTCGGTGTAACTCACGGGTTCAGGAGTTCACCGGACTTTCAGAGTCGGAACTTATCGGTAAGACCCCGCAGGAGGCACTTGGAGACGAGAATGCCAGAGCGGTCGTCGGCGCGTATCGGACATGCGTCGACATGCGAGAGACGATTTCATATACGGTGACCCTTACCCATCCGGTCGGCGAGGTCGTTCACGAAGTCAACACCACGCCGATCATCAGAGACGGTGAGGTTGAGCAACTCGTCGTCGCGTTTACCGACATCACCGAACGGCACGCCCGTGAGCAGAAGTTACGCGAAGAACGGGCCGTCATTCAGCAAGCGCTTGATACGCTCGATGAGCCACTGTTCGTTACCGATACTCATGGCAGCCTCAAGCACTGTAACCGCCGCGCACTCGAGGCTACTGGCCACACTGAACAAACAGCCGTCGGAACGCCGATCACTGACTTGTTTCCTGACAACGAGCGGGAGATGATTACTGACGCGGTTGACGACGCACTCCGTACTGGCCGAACGACTGTCACGGCCAGCCTCCGACTCGACAGCGGTCAGCGACAGCCATACGAGTTCCGCGCTCACTCCCTGACTGACCTGGATAACAACATAGCAGGGCTGGTCATACTCGGTCAGGATGCCCCTGATAGCTGA